One segment of Tenrec ecaudatus isolate mTenEca1 chromosome 1, mTenEca1.hap1, whole genome shotgun sequence DNA contains the following:
- the NKAIN1 gene encoding sodium/potassium-transporting ATPase subunit beta-1-interacting protein 1 encodes MGKCSGRCTLVAFCCLQLVAALERQIFDFLGYQWAPILANFLHIMAVILGIFGTVQYRSRYLILYAAWLVLWVGWNAFIICFYLEVGQLSQDRDFIMTFNTSLHRSWWMENGPGCLVTPVLNSRLALEDHHVISVTGCLLDYPYIEALSSALQIFLALFGFVFACYVSKVFLEEEDSFDFIGGFDSYGYQAPQKTSHLQLQPLYTSG; translated from the exons GTGGCTGCGCTGGAGCGGCAGATCTTTGACTTCTTGGGCTACCAATGGGCCCCCATCCTAGCCAACTTCCTGCACATCATGGCCGTGATCCTGGGCATCTTTGGCACAGTGCAGTACCGTTCCCGGTACCTCATTCTG TATGCAGCCTGGCTGGTGCTCTGGGTTGGCTGGAACGCATTTATCATCTGCTTTTACCTGGAGGTGGGCCAGCTGTCCCAG GACCGGGACTTCATCATGACCTTCAACACATCCCTGCACCGCTCCTGGTGGATGGAGAATGGTCCGGGCTGCCTGGTGACACCCGTCCTAAACTCCCGCCTGGCCCTGGAGGACCACCACGTCATCTCTGTCACCGGCTGCCTGCTTGACTACCCCTACATTGAGGCGCTCAGCAGCGCTCTGCAGATATTCCTAGCA CTGTTCGGTTTTGTGTTCGCCTGCTACGTGAGCAAAGTCTTCCTGGAAGAGGAGGACAGCT TTGACTTCATTGGCGGCTTTGATTCCTACGGTTACCAGGCGCCCCAGAAGACGTCGCATTTACAACTGCAGCCTCTGTACAC GTCGGGGTAG